A genomic segment from Micromonospora echinaurantiaca encodes:
- a CDS encoding efflux RND transporter periplasmic adaptor subunit translates to MDGVRRTHSPRLRAATRPRLLTALLAVTVLTATAGASCGEEQPDVALAAAERAAVAEVVDAPATVTARAAATLTAAADGTLASLRVQPGHRVRKGQVLAVIDSPTARSRLRQAREALAAAKRAGRGTGGTELGGSRRGTDRAAAEAFQAARTAAGKIGDPHVRDALLAQVTAAQEQYRIAARAADQAVRAVQRGVAGLDSAVGALSAAQRLQAQQAYDLAKATVDALTLRAPIAGVVQPGGTAAGGSPAGLDDLLGAAGGAPAGLDPSAFAPSGGRPPAGVDDAVPVGGLVTAGTPVLTIVDVGALGLLAEVDETDVLLVRPGLVATAELDAVTGASYPARVRSVDVLPTTSARGGVSYRVRLSLDAGSYGEGEPAPVPRPGMNAVVRLRVREAADAVTVPASAVFSADGRDAVWLVRDGRAGRATVTLGVQGEDLVQIVSGVQPGDRVVVRGTDQVRDGQELR, encoded by the coding sequence ATCGACGGGGTGCGCCGCACCCACTCGCCGCGGCTGCGCGCAGCGACGCGGCCCCGCCTGCTCACCGCCCTCCTCGCCGTCACCGTCCTCACCGCGACCGCCGGGGCGTCCTGCGGCGAGGAGCAACCCGACGTCGCCCTGGCCGCCGCGGAACGCGCCGCGGTGGCCGAGGTGGTGGACGCGCCGGCGACCGTCACCGCCCGCGCCGCGGCGACCCTCACCGCCGCCGCCGACGGCACCCTCGCCAGCCTGCGCGTCCAACCCGGCCACCGGGTCCGCAAGGGACAGGTGCTGGCCGTGATCGACTCGCCCACCGCCCGGTCCCGGCTCCGCCAGGCCCGGGAGGCGCTCGCCGCCGCCAAGCGGGCCGGGCGGGGCACCGGCGGCACCGAGCTGGGCGGTTCCCGGCGGGGCACCGACCGGGCCGCCGCCGAGGCGTTCCAAGCGGCCCGGACCGCCGCCGGAAAGATCGGCGACCCGCATGTGCGCGACGCGCTGCTCGCCCAGGTCACCGCCGCGCAGGAGCAGTACCGGATCGCCGCCCGCGCGGCCGACCAGGCGGTCCGGGCCGTCCAGCGCGGGGTCGCCGGTCTCGACTCGGCCGTCGGCGCGCTGTCCGCCGCCCAACGGCTGCAGGCTCAGCAGGCGTACGACCTGGCGAAGGCGACGGTCGACGCGCTGACCCTGCGCGCGCCGATCGCCGGCGTGGTGCAGCCGGGCGGTACCGCCGCCGGTGGCTCGCCGGCCGGGCTGGACGACCTGCTCGGGGCGGCCGGTGGTGCGCCCGCCGGGCTGGACCCGTCCGCGTTCGCGCCGTCCGGTGGCCGACCGCCGGCCGGGGTGGACGACGCGGTGCCGGTCGGCGGGCTCGTCACCGCCGGCACACCCGTGCTGACCATCGTGGACGTGGGTGCGCTCGGCCTGCTCGCCGAGGTCGACGAGACCGACGTGCTGCTGGTGCGTCCCGGTCTGGTCGCCACCGCCGAACTGGACGCGGTGACCGGGGCGAGTTACCCGGCGCGGGTGCGCTCGGTCGACGTGCTGCCCACCACCTCCGCCCGGGGCGGTGTCTCCTACCGGGTGCGGCTCAGCCTCGACGCCGGCAGTTACGGCGAGGGGGAGCCGGCGCCGGTGCCCCGGCCCGGGATGAACGCGGTGGTGCGGCTGCGGGTCCGGGAGGCCGCCGACGCGGTGACCGTACCGGCCTCGGCGGTCTTCTCGGCCGACGGCCGGGACGCGGTCTGGCTGGTCCGCGACGGCCGGGCCGGCCGGGCCACGGTGACGCTGGGGGTGCAGGGCGAGGACCTGGTGCAGATCGTCAGCGGCGTGCAGCCTGGCGATCGGGTGGTGGTGCGCGGCACCGACCAGGTCCGCGACGGCCAGGAGCTGCGGTGA
- a CDS encoding YrdB family protein: MYALGLLLLFVLELAVLVVGGWWGWTLDAALPVRLAAAVGVPLLLAALWGVLGSPKATVPLRPAAKHAFQAAWFVVGGVLLAVLGRPVAGVALVVAWAVTVTLLRRAGRPA, from the coding sequence ATGTACGCGCTGGGTCTGCTGCTGCTCTTCGTGTTGGAGCTGGCCGTGCTGGTGGTGGGCGGCTGGTGGGGCTGGACGCTGGACGCCGCCCTCCCGGTCCGGCTGGCCGCCGCCGTCGGCGTGCCGCTGCTGCTCGCCGCGCTGTGGGGCGTCCTCGGCTCGCCCAAGGCCACGGTGCCGCTGCGGCCGGCCGCCAAGCACGCGTTCCAGGCGGCCTGGTTCGTCGTCGGTGGCGTGCTGCTCGCCGTGCTCGGCCGGCCGGTGGCCGGTGTCGCGCTGGTCGTGGCCTGGGCGGTCACCGTCACCCTGCTGCGACGGGCCGGCCGCCCGGCCTGA
- a CDS encoding TetR/AcrR family transcriptional regulator: MPRVGLNQQAVVREAARLADEVGADQLTLAALAGRLGVALPSLYKHVRGADALAQKLSALATAELADELTTAAVGRAGGDALRAAAHAYRAYARRHPGRYPATQRVPDPTDPEHVAAGERAVGAIFAILRGYGLDGDAATDATRMLRSTLHGFVSLEAAGGFGLPRAVDRSFDHLITALDAAFQSWPRAES, from the coding sequence GTGCCTAGGGTCGGGCTCAACCAGCAGGCCGTGGTGCGCGAGGCGGCCCGGCTCGCCGACGAGGTCGGTGCCGACCAGCTCACCCTCGCCGCGCTGGCCGGCCGGCTCGGCGTCGCGCTGCCCAGCCTCTACAAGCACGTCCGGGGTGCGGACGCGCTGGCCCAGAAGCTCTCCGCGCTGGCCACCGCCGAGCTGGCGGACGAGCTGACCACGGCCGCCGTCGGCCGGGCCGGCGGGGACGCGCTGCGGGCCGCGGCGCACGCCTACCGGGCGTACGCCCGCCGGCACCCCGGCCGCTACCCGGCCACCCAGCGGGTGCCCGATCCCACCGATCCGGAGCACGTCGCCGCCGGCGAGCGTGCCGTCGGCGCCATCTTCGCGATCCTGCGGGGCTACGGGCTCGACGGCGACGCGGCCACCGACGCCACCCGGATGCTGCGTAGCACCCTGCACGGGTTCGTCTCGTTGGAGGCCGCCGGCGGGTTCGGCCTGCCCCGCGCGGTCGACCGCTCGTTCGACCACCTGATCACCGCCCTGGACGCCGCGTTCCAGTCCTGGCCCCGCGCGGAGTCCTGA
- a CDS encoding alpha/beta fold hydrolase, with translation MNVSYVARDGGRIAYDVRGQGPLVVLSHGMGENRGSFRHLVPLLVAAGHRVASVDVRGHGDSSAGWPSYAPAEVAADLLAVVRDLDGGPATLVGSSSSAAAVVFAAADAPELVNGIVQVSPFVEQPKLNPFLRVALAAVLRSPRLFGLFHRTLFPCDRPADDAAYRRAMVAKLREPGRMAATRGVAAPVEPHWTARAREVRQPVLVLMGTKDPDFPDPGAAARAARRLFATAEARMIDDSGHYPHADQPARTAAQLTEFLAVTGA, from the coding sequence ATGAACGTTAGCTACGTGGCGCGGGACGGCGGACGGATCGCCTACGACGTGCGCGGCCAGGGGCCGCTGGTGGTGCTCTCGCACGGCATGGGCGAGAACCGGGGCTCCTTCCGGCACCTGGTCCCGCTCCTCGTGGCGGCGGGGCACCGGGTGGCGTCGGTGGACGTCCGGGGGCACGGCGACTCCAGCGCCGGCTGGCCGTCGTACGCCCCGGCGGAGGTCGCCGCCGACCTGCTGGCCGTGGTCCGCGACCTCGACGGCGGGCCGGCCACCCTGGTCGGCAGCTCGTCCAGCGCGGCGGCGGTGGTCTTCGCCGCCGCCGACGCCCCCGAGCTGGTCAACGGCATCGTCCAGGTCAGTCCCTTCGTCGAGCAGCCGAAGCTCAACCCGTTCCTGCGGGTCGCGCTGGCCGCCGTGCTGCGCAGCCCCCGGCTGTTCGGGCTGTTCCACCGCACGCTCTTCCCGTGCGACCGGCCGGCCGACGACGCGGCGTACCGCAGGGCGATGGTCGCCAAGCTGCGCGAGCCCGGCCGGATGGCCGCGACCCGGGGGGTGGCCGCGCCGGTCGAGCCGCACTGGACGGCCCGCGCCCGGGAGGTCCGGCAGCCGGTGCTGGTGCTGATGGGCACGAAGGACCCGGACTTCCCCGACCCCGGCGCGGCGGCCCGGGCGGCCCGCCGGCTCTTCGCCACCGCCGAGGCGCGGATGATCGACGACTCCGGCCACTACCCGCACGCCGACCAGCCGGCGCGGACGGCCGCCCAGCTCACCGAGTTCCTGGCGGTAACCGGTGCCTAG
- a CDS encoding VOC family protein, with product MTNTVPHLRIARPSRDLAAAERFWVGGLGLDVLWRSTATGPGTHDLLMVGWPAAHWHLELVGGATLAAEPTPTDEGLLVLYLDGPVDDDLVRKLERAGGTRVSAGPYWDRWGVTVADPDGYRLVLSTRGWSNG from the coding sequence ATCACCAACACGGTTCCCCACCTGCGCATCGCCCGCCCGAGCCGCGACCTGGCCGCCGCCGAGCGCTTCTGGGTCGGTGGGCTCGGCCTCGACGTGCTCTGGCGCTCCACCGCCACCGGGCCGGGCACGCACGACCTGCTGATGGTCGGCTGGCCAGCCGCGCACTGGCACCTGGAACTCGTCGGCGGCGCCACGCTCGCCGCCGAACCGACCCCGACCGACGAGGGCCTGCTCGTGCTCTACCTGGACGGGCCAGTTGACGACGACCTGGTCCGGAAACTGGAACGGGCCGGCGGGACGAGGGTCTCCGCCGGCCCGTACTGGGACCGCTGGGGGGTGACGGTGGCCGATCCGGACGGCTACCGCCTGGTGCTCAGCACCCGGGGCTGGTCGAACGGGTGA
- a CDS encoding proline dehydrogenase family protein: MLRSVILAASRSSQVERLVATAPFTRDVVRRFVAGAKTDDALRATRGLVDNGLAVTLDNLGEDTVTPEQANATRDEYLRLLRMLAEAGLTPAAEVSVKLSALGQAFDEQLAYDNARSICLAADEVGTTVTLDMEDHTTTDSTLDILAKLRKDFPSTGAVLQAYLRRTESDCRELATAGSRVRLCKGAYKEPESVAYQSAREVDKSYVRCLNILMSGEGYPMLATHDPRLIAIGEDRARWFDRGPEQFEFQMLYGIRPEEQARLVGEGYTVRTYLPYGEDWYGYLMRRLAERPANLMFFGRALISKK; this comes from the coding sequence ATGCTCCGTTCCGTCATCCTCGCCGCCTCCCGGTCATCCCAGGTCGAGCGGCTCGTCGCGACGGCCCCGTTCACCCGGGACGTCGTCCGCCGGTTCGTCGCCGGCGCCAAGACCGACGACGCGTTGCGCGCGACCCGCGGGCTCGTCGACAACGGTCTCGCGGTCACCCTCGACAACCTCGGTGAGGACACCGTCACCCCCGAGCAGGCCAACGCCACCCGGGACGAGTACCTGCGGCTGCTGCGGATGCTCGCCGAGGCGGGGCTCACCCCGGCCGCCGAGGTGAGCGTCAAGCTCTCCGCGCTCGGGCAGGCGTTCGACGAGCAGTTGGCGTACGACAACGCGCGGTCGATCTGCCTGGCGGCCGACGAGGTGGGCACCACGGTCACCCTGGACATGGAGGACCACACCACCACCGACTCGACCCTGGACATCCTGGCCAAGCTGCGCAAGGACTTCCCGTCGACCGGCGCGGTGCTGCAGGCGTACCTGCGGCGGACCGAGTCGGACTGCCGCGAGCTGGCCACGGCCGGTTCCCGGGTGCGGCTGTGCAAGGGCGCCTACAAGGAGCCGGAGTCGGTGGCCTACCAGTCCGCCCGCGAGGTGGACAAGTCCTACGTCCGGTGCCTGAACATCCTGATGTCCGGCGAGGGCTACCCGATGCTGGCCACCCACGACCCCCGGCTGATCGCGATCGGCGAGGACCGGGCCCGCTGGTTCGACCGCGGGCCGGAGCAGTTCGAGTTCCAGATGCTGTACGGCATCCGGCCGGAGGAGCAGGCCCGGCTGGTCGGCGAGGGCTACACGGTGCGGACGTACCTGCCCTACGGCGAGGACTGGTACGGCTACCTGATGCGCCGGCTCGCCGAGCGCCCGGCCAACCTGATGTTCTTCGGCCGGGCCCTGATCTCCAAGAAGTGA
- a CDS encoding glutathionylspermidine synthase family protein — protein MRRESVTPRPGWDTTIREQGLVYVDTELPDGGVMSYWDETAAYAFELDEVLRLEEATEELHRMSVAAAEHVVARQRYAEYGIPAWAAEAVARSLRERPPTLYGRFDLWYDGSWPPKLLEYNADTPTALVEAAIIQWYWLEHTRPELDQWNSLHERLVGAWAKIGAGLHDRRVHVVWSNEEETGEDHMTAGYLAETARQAGLDVELLPIQEIGWDGRRFVDAADRPVTTCFKLYPWEWMLAEPYGPLALDPGSPTTWIEPAWKLLLSNKALLAVLWELYPGHELLLPAYLDGPRGMSDYVAKPLLGREGGSVRIVTAGTEFTNPGIYGDEGWCYQEFRALPEFAGNRMVLGSWIVDGESAGVGVRESVSLITDGYARFLPHYIDAPRGS, from the coding sequence GTGCGCCGCGAGTCGGTCACTCCACGGCCCGGCTGGGACACCACCATCCGGGAGCAGGGCCTGGTGTACGTCGACACCGAACTGCCCGACGGCGGGGTGATGTCGTACTGGGACGAGACCGCGGCGTACGCCTTCGAGCTGGACGAGGTGCTCCGGCTGGAGGAGGCGACCGAGGAGCTGCACCGGATGTCGGTGGCCGCCGCCGAGCACGTGGTCGCCCGACAGCGCTACGCCGAGTACGGCATCCCGGCCTGGGCGGCCGAGGCGGTGGCCCGGTCGCTGCGGGAGCGGCCGCCGACCCTCTACGGGCGCTTCGACCTCTGGTACGACGGCAGCTGGCCGCCGAAGCTGCTGGAGTACAACGCGGACACCCCCACCGCGCTGGTCGAGGCAGCGATCATCCAGTGGTACTGGCTGGAGCACACCCGGCCCGAGCTGGACCAGTGGAACAGCCTGCACGAGCGACTGGTCGGCGCCTGGGCGAAGATCGGGGCCGGCCTGCACGACCGGCGGGTGCACGTGGTCTGGTCGAACGAGGAGGAGACCGGCGAGGACCACATGACCGCCGGCTACCTGGCCGAGACCGCCCGCCAGGCCGGGCTGGACGTCGAGCTGCTGCCGATCCAGGAGATCGGCTGGGACGGCCGGCGCTTCGTCGACGCCGCCGACCGGCCGGTGACCACCTGCTTCAAGCTCTACCCGTGGGAGTGGATGCTGGCCGAGCCGTACGGGCCGCTCGCGCTCGACCCGGGCAGCCCGACCACCTGGATCGAGCCGGCCTGGAAGCTGCTGCTGTCGAACAAGGCGCTGCTGGCCGTGCTCTGGGAGCTCTATCCGGGGCACGAGCTGCTGCTGCCGGCGTATCTCGACGGGCCGCGCGGGATGTCCGATTACGTGGCGAAGCCGCTGCTCGGCCGGGAGGGCGGCTCGGTGCGGATCGTCACCGCCGGCACCGAGTTCACCAATCCCGGGATCTACGGCGACGAGGGCTGGTGCTACCAGGAGTTCCGGGCGCTGCCCGAGTTCGCCGGCAACCGGATGGTGCTGGGCAGCTGGATCGTCGACGGCGAGTCGGCCGGGGTCGGGGTCCGGGAGAGCGTGAGTCTGATCACCGACGGTTACGCCCGGTTCCTGCCGCACTACATCGACGCACCGCGTGGCAGCTGA
- a CDS encoding CGNR zinc finger domain-containing protein: MNFDAYARTGVDLVNARLDDLDNLRALFPDDNAWMRDEVAERDLAIFRRAQKRLRDVFEYGTSGRDGEAVAELNSLLEAFPVQPRISGHDSSDWHMHVTSRGSSVSAEYLAGAVWGLSVWLCEYGSARFGVCADERCGNVYLDTSSNCCRRFCSERCATRSHVAAHRARKRAAVGEQATVAAQPAPAESLTPVS; encoded by the coding sequence GTGAACTTCGACGCGTACGCCCGGACCGGCGTTGATCTCGTCAACGCCCGCCTGGACGACCTCGACAACCTGCGGGCCCTCTTCCCCGACGACAACGCGTGGATGCGCGACGAGGTGGCGGAGCGGGACCTGGCGATCTTCCGGCGGGCGCAGAAGCGGCTGCGCGACGTCTTCGAGTACGGCACCTCCGGGCGGGACGGCGAGGCGGTGGCCGAGCTCAACTCGCTGCTGGAGGCGTTCCCGGTGCAGCCGCGCATCTCGGGGCACGACTCCAGCGACTGGCACATGCACGTGACCAGCCGCGGCTCCTCGGTGAGCGCCGAATACCTCGCCGGCGCGGTGTGGGGGCTGTCGGTCTGGCTCTGCGAGTACGGCAGCGCCCGGTTCGGCGTCTGCGCGGACGAGCGCTGCGGCAACGTCTACCTGGACACCTCGTCCAACTGCTGCCGGCGGTTCTGCTCGGAGCGCTGCGCCACCCGCTCGCACGTCGCCGCGCACCGCGCCCGCAAGCGCGCCGCGGTCGGCGAGCAGGCGACGGTGGCCGCCCAGCCGGCCCCGGCCGAGTCGCTGACCCCGGTCAGCTGA
- a CDS encoding sugar phosphate isomerase/epimerase family protein, whose protein sequence is MTSPVPVLLSSSSVFPERTAAAFQLAAALGYDGLEVMVWTDAVSQDAGALRGLSEHYGVPVLSVHAPCLLVTQRVWSPDPWERLRRSAELAATLGAPTVVVHPPFTWQRDYARNFADGLDKIAREYPDLRFPVENMYPVRMAGRQFVPYVPGWDPTDTGYASYTLDLSHCAASHSDAIKMADRMGAGLVHVHLGDGTGEGRDEHLVPGRGSQPCAELLSSLAGRGFTGSVAVEVSTRGAKSRAVREADLRAALEFAREHLSTPSPVDA, encoded by the coding sequence GTGACTTCCCCAGTCCCGGTGCTCCTGTCCAGTTCCTCGGTCTTCCCTGAGCGGACCGCGGCGGCGTTCCAGCTGGCCGCGGCGCTGGGCTACGACGGCCTCGAGGTGATGGTCTGGACGGACGCCGTCAGCCAGGACGCCGGCGCGCTGCGCGGCCTGTCCGAGCACTACGGCGTGCCGGTGCTCTCCGTCCACGCCCCCTGCCTGCTGGTCACCCAGCGGGTGTGGAGCCCCGACCCGTGGGAGCGGCTGCGCCGCTCCGCCGAGCTGGCCGCGACGCTCGGGGCGCCGACCGTGGTGGTGCACCCGCCCTTCACCTGGCAGCGGGACTACGCGCGCAACTTCGCCGACGGGCTCGACAAGATCGCCCGGGAGTACCCCGACCTGCGGTTCCCGGTGGAGAACATGTACCCGGTCCGGATGGCCGGCCGGCAGTTCGTGCCGTACGTCCCGGGCTGGGACCCGACCGACACCGGCTACGCCTCCTACACGCTCGACCTGTCGCACTGCGCCGCCTCGCACAGCGACGCCATAAAGATGGCCGACCGGATGGGCGCCGGCCTGGTCCACGTGCACCTCGGCGACGGCACCGGCGAGGGGCGGGACGAGCACCTGGTGCCGGGGCGCGGCAGCCAGCCCTGCGCGGAGCTGCTCTCCTCGCTGGCCGGGCGGGGTTTCACCGGCTCGGTCGCGGTGGAGGTCAGCACCCGGGGCGCGAAGAGTCGCGCGGTGCGCGAAGCGGACCTGCGCGCCGCGTTGGAGTTCGCCCGCGAGCACCTGAGCACCCCGTCGCCGGTGGACGCCTGA
- a CDS encoding Ppx/GppA phosphatase family protein — MRLGVLDVGSNTVHLLVVDAHHGAHPWPAHSEKVVLRLAEQIGPDGALTEAGADGLVKAVSMAKAAAAGLATDDLLAFATSAVRDATNAPEVLARVHDETGVRLTVLSGADEARLTFLAVRRWFGWSAGRLLVLDIGGGSLELAAGIDEEPDVAESLPLGAGRLTRDRLGTSPDGAAPPPAERVNELRSYVDGLLDPVVKRMTEVGWERPVATSKTFRTLARLAGAAPSGAGLWARRRLTRAGLRQVLGFIRHIPPAQLVELDGVSAGRAHQLLAGAVVAEAAMRRLDVDALDICPWALREGVILRRLDQLDPV, encoded by the coding sequence ATGCGACTGGGTGTCCTCGACGTCGGCTCCAACACGGTGCACCTGCTGGTGGTCGACGCCCACCACGGCGCGCACCCGTGGCCGGCGCACTCGGAGAAGGTGGTGCTGCGCCTCGCCGAGCAGATCGGCCCGGACGGCGCGCTCACCGAGGCGGGCGCGGACGGCCTGGTCAAGGCCGTCAGCATGGCCAAGGCGGCGGCCGCAGGGCTGGCGACCGACGACCTGCTCGCGTTCGCCACCTCCGCCGTCCGGGACGCCACCAACGCGCCCGAGGTGCTGGCCCGGGTCCACGACGAGACGGGCGTACGCCTGACGGTGCTCTCCGGTGCGGACGAGGCCCGACTGACCTTCCTCGCGGTCCGGCGCTGGTTCGGCTGGTCCGCCGGCCGGCTGCTGGTGCTGGACATCGGCGGCGGCTCGCTGGAACTCGCCGCCGGCATCGACGAGGAGCCGGACGTCGCGGAGTCGCTGCCGCTCGGCGCCGGCCGGCTGACCCGCGACCGGCTCGGTACCAGCCCGGACGGTGCCGCCCCGCCGCCGGCCGAGCGGGTGAACGAGCTGCGGTCGTACGTCGACGGGCTGCTCGACCCGGTGGTGAAGCGGATGACCGAGGTGGGCTGGGAGCGGCCGGTGGCCACCTCGAAGACGTTCCGCACCCTGGCCCGGCTGGCCGGCGCGGCCCCGTCCGGGGCCGGGCTCTGGGCCCGCCGCCGGCTGACCCGGGCTGGGCTGCGGCAGGTGCTCGGCTTCATCCGGCACATCCCGCCGGCCCAGCTGGTCGAACTCGACGGGGTCAGCGCCGGCCGGGCGCACCAGTTGCTGGCCGGCGCGGTGGTCGCCGAGGCGGCGATGCGCCGGCTGGACGTGGACGCGCTCGACATCTGCCCCTGGGCGCTGCGCGAGGGCGTGATCCTGCGCCGGCTGGACCAGCTCGATCCGGTGTGA
- the rraA gene encoding ribonuclease E activity regulator RraA, translated as MQTPQTPATADLYDRYGDRLGSCDTQLRQFGGVRAFGGPAVTVRCFEDNALVKAVVSEPGEGRVLVVDGGGSLHTALMGDLIAATAAENGWAGVVINGAVRDVAALHTLPLGIKALGANPRKSAKTGAGERDVPVSFGNCVFEPGAQVHSDDDGIVVLLPGGQM; from the coding sequence ATGCAGACACCGCAGACGCCAGCGACCGCCGACCTGTACGACCGGTACGGCGACCGGCTCGGCTCGTGCGACACGCAGCTGCGCCAGTTCGGCGGCGTCCGTGCCTTCGGCGGACCCGCCGTCACGGTTCGCTGCTTCGAGGACAACGCCCTGGTGAAGGCGGTCGTCTCCGAGCCCGGGGAGGGCCGGGTGCTGGTGGTGGACGGGGGCGGATCCCTGCACACCGCCCTGATGGGCGACCTCATCGCCGCCACGGCGGCGGAGAACGGCTGGGCCGGTGTGGTGATCAACGGGGCCGTCCGCGACGTCGCCGCCCTGCATACCCTCCCGCTCGGCATCAAGGCGCTCGGCGCGAACCCGCGCAAGAGCGCCAAGACGGGCGCGGGTGAGCGGGACGTGCCGGTCTCCTTCGGCAACTGCGTCTTCGAGCCGGGCGCCCAGGTGCACAGCGACGACGACGGCATCGTCGTCCTGCTCCCCGGCGGGCAGATGTAG
- a CDS encoding universal stress protein, producing MTVLVGYVPSPMGEAALRAAVEQARFRDESLLVVNTSRGDAYVDPRFAQEADLDRVVRELTAAGVPHTVRQLVRGRDAAEEIVEIVRTEDVSLVVIGIRHRSPVGKLILGSTAQEILLDAPCPVLAVKTD from the coding sequence ATGACGGTGCTGGTGGGGTACGTGCCCTCGCCGATGGGCGAGGCGGCCCTGCGGGCCGCCGTGGAGCAGGCCCGGTTCCGCGACGAGTCGCTGCTGGTGGTGAACACCTCGCGCGGCGACGCGTATGTCGACCCGCGCTTCGCCCAGGAGGCCGATCTGGACCGGGTGGTCCGCGAGCTGACCGCCGCGGGCGTGCCGCACACGGTCCGGCAGCTGGTGCGGGGCCGGGACGCGGCGGAGGAGATCGTCGAGATCGTCCGGACGGAGGACGTCTCACTGGTGGTGATCGGAATCCGGCACCGGAGTCCGGTGGGCAAGTTGATCCTGGGCTCCACCGCTCAGGAGATCCTGCTCGACGCACCCTGCCCGGTGCTCGCGGTCAAGACCGACTGA
- a CDS encoding tripartite tricarboxylate transporter permease, translating to MDNLASLLDGFANVVTPMNLLIALLGVTIGTAVGVLPGIGPAMTVALLLPVTYGMEPTQAFIMFAGIFYGGMYGGSTTSILLNTPGESSSVVTAIEGNKMAKAGRAAQALATAAIGSFVAGTIATLLLVVVTPPVVQFAISLGAPDYFALMLLSFVAVTAVLGASRVRGFASLLIGLVIGVIGIDQTGQQRLTLGIPQLADGIDVVVVAVGIFAVGEALWIAAHLRRRAAEVIPVGRPWMGRQDWRRSWKPWLRGTAYGFPFGALPAGGAEIPTFLSYATEKKLTKHPEEFGRGAIEGVAGPEAANNASAAGTLVPMLAIGLPTNATAAVMLAAFQQYGIQPGPLLFERESALVWTLIASLFVGNLLLLVLNLPLAPAWARLLRVPRPYLYAGILFFASMGAYAVNASPLDLFLLLTLGLIGFGMRRFGLPILPLIVGVILGPRAELQGRRALQLSGGELHGLIGGWVSWLIYALILVVLLWPLLGRFVVRPLRGRLVTG from the coding sequence ATGGACAACCTCGCGTCCCTCCTCGACGGGTTCGCCAACGTGGTGACCCCGATGAACCTGCTGATCGCGTTGCTCGGCGTGACCATCGGCACCGCCGTCGGCGTGCTGCCCGGCATCGGGCCGGCGATGACGGTGGCGCTGCTGCTGCCGGTCACCTACGGGATGGAGCCGACCCAGGCGTTCATCATGTTCGCCGGCATCTTCTACGGCGGCATGTACGGCGGCTCGACCACCTCGATCCTGCTGAACACCCCCGGCGAGTCGTCCTCGGTGGTGACCGCGATCGAGGGCAACAAGATGGCGAAGGCGGGCCGGGCCGCGCAGGCGCTGGCCACCGCCGCGATCGGCTCGTTCGTCGCCGGCACCATCGCCACCCTGTTGCTGGTGGTGGTCACCCCGCCGGTGGTGCAGTTCGCGATCAGCCTCGGCGCGCCCGACTACTTCGCGCTGATGCTGCTCTCCTTCGTGGCGGTCACCGCGGTGCTCGGCGCTTCCCGGGTACGTGGCTTCGCCTCCCTGCTGATCGGCCTGGTGATCGGCGTGATCGGGATCGACCAGACCGGTCAGCAGCGGCTCACCCTGGGGATCCCGCAGCTCGCCGACGGCATCGACGTGGTCGTGGTGGCGGTCGGGATCTTCGCTGTCGGCGAGGCGCTCTGGATCGCCGCGCACCTGCGCCGGCGGGCCGCCGAGGTGATCCCGGTCGGGCGCCCGTGGATGGGGCGGCAGGACTGGCGGCGCTCCTGGAAGCCGTGGCTCCGTGGCACCGCGTACGGGTTCCCGTTCGGCGCGCTGCCGGCGGGCGGGGCGGAGATCCCGACCTTCCTGTCGTACGCCACCGAGAAGAAGCTGACGAAGCACCCGGAAGAGTTCGGCCGCGGGGCGATCGAGGGGGTCGCCGGCCCGGAGGCGGCCAACAACGCGTCCGCCGCCGGCACGCTGGTGCCGATGCTGGCGATCGGCCTGCCCACCAACGCCACCGCCGCGGTGATGCTGGCCGCCTTCCAGCAGTACGGCATCCAGCCCGGGCCGCTGCTCTTCGAGCGGGAGTCCGCCCTGGTCTGGACGCTGATCGCCAGCCTCTTCGTGGGCAACCTGCTGCTGCTGGTGCTCAACCTGCCACTCGCCCCCGCCTGGGCTCGGCTGCTGCGGGTCCCGCGCCCGTACCTCTACGCCGGGATCCTCTTCTTCGCCTCGATGGGTGCGTACGCGGTCAACGCCTCGCCGTTGGACCTCTTCCTGCTGCTCACCCTCGGCCTGATCGGATTCGGCATGCGGCGCTTCGGGCTGCCGATCCTGCCGCTGATCGTCGGGGTGATCCTCGGTCCCCGTGCCGAGTTGCAGGGCCGGCGGGCGTTGCAGCTCTCCGGCGGCGAGCTGCACGGGCTGATCGGCGGGTGGGTGTCGTGGCTGATCTACGCCCTGATCCTGGTGGTGCTGCTCTGGCCGTTGCTCGGCCGGTTCGTGGTCCGTCCGCTGCGAGGAAGGTTGGTGACCGGATGA